The following proteins come from a genomic window of Candidatus Methanoperedens sp.:
- the uvrA gene encoding excinuclease ABC subunit UvrA, translated as MSTDKIIIKGARVHNLKNIDLELPRNKLIVITGLSGSGKSSLAFDTLYAEGQRRYVESLSAYARQFLGQMDKPDVEYIEGLSPAISIEQKSTSKNPRSTVGTVTEIYDYLRLLYARIGKQHCPNCESEITPQTVEQIVGRLMLLPENTKLHILAPIARQRKGEYKQIFDGLSKSGYSRVRVDGKMLELAEEITLNKQQKHDIDVIVDRLAVKKGIEERLADSVATALREGNGIAVAQILDGKEFLFSEHAACVKCGISFEPLEPNMFSFNSPRGACPTCQGLGNTMEFDPDLIIPDKTRSIGEGAIEPWGYEHGYYRQMLQSVARHYDFSLDTPFSQLKPEHQQIILHGSLEAILFKYVPRDRDGIWEHRSVFEGIIPHLNRKYRESQSEEAREKIQQYMSIKPCTVCNGERLKPSSLAVTIAGRSIITTTRLSVKKALEFLEGISFSEKEMIISKPIMKELRARLGFLMDVGLDYLTLDRAAGTLSGGESQRIRLATQIGSSLVGVLYILDEPSIGLHQRDNGRLINMLTRLRDLGNTVIVVEHDEEMIRSADFIVDMGPGAGVHGGEIVVTGSLEDIVNCENSLTGDYIGDRKSIAVPYSRRKPGDKITIVGAGENNLKQIDVNIPLGVMTCVTGVSGSGKSTLVNDILYKALAQKFYHAKEKPGKHRGIIGLDNIDKIIIIDQSPIGRTPRSNPATYTGLFTPIRDIFAKLPSAKARGYQPGRFSFNLKGGRCEACSGDGIITIEMHFLPDVYVPCEVCHGKRFNSETLEIAYKGKNIAQVLDMTVEEALTFFENIPRIKRQLQTLFDVGLGYIRLGQPATTLSGGEAQRIKLSTELSKRSTGRTLYILDEPTTGLHFADIQKLIDMLSRLVDAGNSVVVIEHNLDVIKVADHIIDLGPEGGDNGGRIIAEGTPEKVARIEGSYTGYYLKKVLELSNS; from the coding sequence ATGTCAACAGATAAAATCATAATAAAAGGCGCACGCGTCCATAATCTCAAGAATATAGACCTGGAACTTCCCAGGAACAAACTAATAGTCATAACCGGACTTTCAGGTTCGGGAAAATCCTCTCTTGCTTTTGATACGCTGTATGCGGAAGGCCAGCGCAGGTACGTTGAATCGCTGTCAGCATATGCCCGCCAGTTCCTGGGACAGATGGATAAACCAGATGTGGAATATATTGAAGGCCTGTCTCCAGCCATCTCTATCGAACAAAAATCCACAAGCAAGAATCCACGTTCAACTGTAGGTACAGTTACGGAAATTTACGATTACCTGCGTCTTCTGTATGCCCGGATAGGTAAACAGCACTGCCCGAATTGTGAAAGCGAGATAACGCCGCAGACCGTAGAACAGATCGTAGGCAGGCTGATGTTGCTTCCTGAAAATACGAAACTCCATATACTTGCCCCTATTGCCAGGCAAAGGAAAGGAGAATATAAGCAGATATTTGATGGTCTCTCTAAATCCGGATACAGCAGGGTTCGTGTTGATGGCAAAATGCTCGAACTGGCTGAAGAGATCACGCTGAACAAACAGCAAAAGCACGATATCGATGTCATAGTAGACCGCCTGGCAGTAAAAAAAGGCATAGAAGAAAGGCTTGCGGATTCCGTTGCCACGGCCCTTCGCGAGGGAAATGGTATTGCAGTGGCGCAGATCCTTGATGGTAAAGAGTTTCTTTTCAGTGAGCATGCAGCATGCGTAAAATGCGGAATTAGTTTTGAGCCTCTTGAACCCAATATGTTCTCATTCAATAGCCCGCGCGGGGCCTGTCCGACTTGCCAGGGACTTGGGAACACAATGGAATTTGATCCCGACCTTATAATCCCCGATAAAACCAGGTCGATCGGTGAGGGTGCCATAGAACCATGGGGATATGAACATGGGTATTACCGCCAGATGCTGCAATCTGTTGCAAGACACTATGATTTTTCACTGGATACGCCGTTTTCGCAGCTTAAGCCTGAACACCAGCAAATAATCTTGCATGGGAGTCTTGAAGCGATACTTTTTAAGTATGTGCCCAGGGACAGGGACGGTATCTGGGAACACAGGAGCGTTTTTGAGGGGATAATTCCACACCTTAATAGAAAATACAGGGAATCCCAATCAGAGGAAGCGCGGGAGAAAATCCAGCAATACATGAGCATCAAGCCATGTACGGTATGTAATGGCGAAAGATTAAAACCATCAAGCCTTGCAGTTACGATCGCAGGCAGATCGATCATTACGACCACACGCCTGTCCGTGAAAAAAGCACTTGAGTTCCTTGAGGGAATTAGTTTTTCAGAAAAAGAGATGATCATATCAAAGCCTATCATGAAAGAGCTGAGGGCTCGCCTGGGATTCCTGATGGATGTTGGTCTTGATTACCTGACCCTTGACAGGGCGGCAGGCACGCTTTCCGGAGGAGAAAGCCAGAGGATCAGGCTTGCGACACAAATCGGTTCAAGCCTTGTAGGCGTTCTTTACATTCTTGACGAACCAAGTATTGGCCTTCACCAGAGGGATAACGGGAGGCTTATAAACATGCTCACCAGGCTTCGCGACCTTGGGAATACTGTGATAGTGGTAGAACATGATGAAGAGATGATACGAAGCGCTGATTTTATCGTGGACATGGGACCCGGAGCTGGAGTGCATGGCGGTGAAATCGTTGTGACTGGAAGCCTTGAGGATATCGTCAATTGTGAAAATAGTCTCACGGGTGATTATATCGGTGACCGGAAATCGATAGCAGTTCCTTATAGCCGGAGAAAACCAGGAGACAAAATAACCATAGTCGGGGCAGGAGAGAATAACTTAAAACAGATAGATGTAAACATTCCTCTTGGGGTCATGACATGCGTAACAGGCGTTTCAGGATCGGGAAAGAGCACTCTTGTGAATGACATTCTTTATAAGGCGCTTGCGCAAAAGTTTTATCATGCAAAAGAAAAGCCCGGGAAGCACAGGGGGATAATCGGGCTTGATAATATCGATAAGATCATAATAATCGACCAGTCGCCAATCGGAAGGACGCCGCGCTCAAATCCTGCAACATATACAGGACTTTTTACACCCATCAGGGATATTTTCGCAAAACTCCCGTCAGCGAAAGCCCGGGGTTACCAGCCCGGGCGCTTTAGCTTCAACCTGAAAGGAGGACGATGTGAAGCATGCAGCGGGGACGGGATTATCACAATAGAGATGCATTTCCTCCCCGATGTCTATGTGCCCTGTGAAGTCTGCCACGGAAAGCGTTTCAATAGCGAGACACTTGAAATTGCATACAAAGGAAAGAATATCGCGCAGGTGCTGGATATGACCGTGGAGGAAGCGCTTACCTTCTTTGAGAATATCCCTAGGATAAAAAGGCAGCTTCAGACACTTTTTGATGTCGGGCTCGGATATATAAGACTGGGGCAGCCTGCTACTACACTTTCAGGAGGAGAAGCCCAGCGCATTAAGCTTTCCACGGAACTCAGTAAACGAAGTACGGGAAGGACGCTGTATATACTTGATGAACCCACGACAGGGCTTCATTTTGCGGATATCCAGAAGCTTATTGATATGCTTTCAAGGCTGGTAGATGCTGGTAATAGTGTTGTGGTTATTGAGCACAATCTTGATGTGATAAAAGTCGCTGATCATATAATTGACCTTGGGCCTGAGGGCGGGGATAATGGAGGACGGATCATAGCAGAGGGAACGCCTGAGAAGGTGGCAAGGATCGAGGGGTCGTATACAGGATATTATTTGAAGAAGGTGTTGGAGTTGTCAAATAGTTAG
- a CDS encoding amino acid permease: MPELKKSLGLLGATNVSIGAIIGAGIFVLSGVASGIAGPAVIISFMIAGATAFLTALSSAELSSFITEAGGSYIYADKAFGKFWGFLVGWTKSFDYIVGASAVSIGFATYFTYFVGIPAMQNVIIIIGAALPLLFMLLNLKGTKEASSTNNLLVILKVTALVLFIIVGGSFIFSRGDFSNYHPFFPGGFAGMLSGAAIIFFAFIGFNTVTVLSEEIRNPEKTVPRAIMLAFGISTLLYIGVSAVEVGLLNWKTLGASSAPLEESMRVATNNFFLLKFISISALFATASVVMASIFGGSRALFAMARQHVIPRSLARVSKNGVPFLTILITGVIIALIVIITRGDLEWLASVFNFGTLLTFFFINLSAVRLRRKMPHADRTFKIPLYPVPPVLGLLCCFILALYLNLNAIMFAGAWIAVGMVAYYYNKKRTKTG, translated from the coding sequence ATGCCTGAATTGAAAAAGAGTCTGGGGTTGCTGGGGGCCACGAACGTAAGTATCGGCGCAATAATCGGCGCGGGAATCTTTGTCCTGAGCGGTGTTGCCTCAGGGATAGCCGGGCCTGCTGTCATAATTTCATTTATGATTGCAGGGGCTACTGCGTTTCTTACAGCATTGAGTTCTGCCGAACTATCTTCATTTATTACCGAAGCCGGAGGCTCCTACATTTATGCAGATAAGGCGTTCGGGAAATTCTGGGGATTCCTGGTCGGCTGGACCAAATCATTTGACTATATAGTCGGAGCAAGCGCAGTTAGCATAGGATTCGCAACATACTTTACATATTTTGTGGGAATCCCGGCCATGCAAAATGTAATAATAATCATCGGGGCAGCGTTGCCTTTGCTGTTCATGCTGCTAAACCTCAAAGGAACAAAAGAAGCTTCAAGCACAAACAATTTACTGGTGATACTGAAGGTTACGGCACTTGTGCTTTTCATAATTGTAGGAGGATCTTTCATATTTTCACGCGGGGATTTTTCCAATTATCATCCATTTTTCCCCGGAGGTTTTGCCGGGATGCTTTCAGGCGCTGCAATAATTTTCTTTGCGTTCATAGGCTTCAATACGGTTACAGTGCTTTCTGAAGAAATAAGGAACCCTGAGAAGACAGTGCCAAGGGCAATAATGCTTGCATTTGGAATAAGTACGTTGCTGTATATCGGTGTTTCGGCGGTTGAGGTAGGATTGTTGAACTGGAAGACCCTGGGCGCTTCGAGCGCACCGCTGGAGGAATCAATGAGGGTCGCGACAAATAATTTTTTCCTGCTTAAATTCATCTCTATTTCTGCGCTGTTTGCAACAGCATCCGTTGTTATGGCTTCCATATTTGGCGGTTCAAGGGCTCTGTTCGCAATGGCAAGACAGCATGTGATCCCGCGTTCACTTGCAAGAGTATCAAAAAATGGTGTTCCTTTCCTCACAATACTGATAACTGGGGTTATAATTGCATTAATTGTTATTATTACCCGGGGCGATCTGGAATGGCTTGCTTCGGTCTTTAACTTCGGAACATTGCTGACTTTCTTTTTTATTAATCTAAGCGCGGTGCGGTTAAGGCGAAAAATGCCTCATGCAGACCGTACATTCAAGATACCACTATACCCTGTCCCGCCGGTACTCGGATTATTATGCTGCTTTATACTTGCCCTTTATTTGAATCTTAATGCTATTATGTTTGCAGGAGCATGGATTGCGGTTGGCATGGTGGCATATTATTATAACAAAAAAAGAACGAAGACAGGCTAA
- a CDS encoding 4Fe-4S dicluster domain-containing protein, translating to MKKESILPESRDTAFRDQVLKTHVGEKILTCMQCGTCAGSCPVSHEMDYTPRQLVRMVQLGLKKEVLSSNTIWICTTCFSCSVRCPRGIHPTELMEALKPIAVAEGITNKNAKFDNIFSNIIKNSGRASEFLLISRYSLAEPGMIKQLPFGLSMMTKGKLPLSIDRMENTGELEAIFKLGEPKKEINGIKEKETGKEKEPEPAKTEENKTAEAETKK from the coding sequence ATGAAAAAGGAATCAATACTTCCGGAATCAAGAGACACTGCTTTCAGGGATCAGGTCTTAAAAACCCATGTCGGAGAGAAAATCCTGACCTGCATGCAATGTGGAACATGCGCGGGTTCCTGTCCTGTCAGTCACGAAATGGACTATACACCGCGCCAGCTTGTGCGCATGGTGCAGCTTGGCCTTAAAAAAGAAGTGCTTTCAAGCAACACGATATGGATATGCACGACATGCTTCTCATGCTCTGTCAGGTGTCCGAGGGGAATTCATCCGACAGAACTTATGGAAGCGTTAAAACCAATAGCTGTAGCTGAAGGAATAACAAATAAAAATGCAAAGTTCGATAACATTTTTTCAAATATAATTAAGAATAGCGGCAGGGCTTCTGAATTCCTTCTTATTTCCAGATACAGCCTGGCTGAGCCTGGAATGATAAAACAGCTCCCGTTTGGACTGTCAATGATGACAAAAGGAAAATTGCCGTTATCTATCGACAGGATGGAAAATACCGGGGAACTGGAGGCTATTTTTAAACTTGGGGAACCGAAGAAAGAAATCAATGGGATCAAAGAAAAAGAGACTGGAAAAGAAAAAGAGCCAGAACCAGCTAAAACCGAAGAAAATAAAACTGCAGAAGCGGAGACCAAAAAATGA
- a CDS encoding disulfide reductase, which produces MKYSYYPGCASHGTAVDYRSSVEAVFSRLGIGLEEVKNWNCCGALHVPDRTVKTALSARTLASAKGLDMATPCNLCYSNLMRARTELQDSTLRTRVNEALTEKYDGNTKPKHLLEVIVKDLGLPKLQEQVKKPLKIRAVPYYGCLLTRPENNFDSTENPRSLDDLILSLGAVPVKYYYKTKCCGGPILITNEDLALNLAKELLVMAKESGADCIVVTCPMCHLQLDAKQKEVESKYDIKIDLPVIYFTQLIGLAMGLDPKNLGLSQHLVPTDKLITKIGGK; this is translated from the coding sequence ATGAAATATTCCTATTATCCCGGCTGCGCTTCGCATGGAACCGCGGTTGACTACCGCAGTTCTGTGGAAGCTGTATTCAGCCGCCTTGGCATCGGACTTGAAGAAGTAAAGAACTGGAACTGCTGCGGCGCTTTGCATGTTCCGGATAGAACTGTAAAGACGGCTCTTTCTGCAAGGACACTTGCATCAGCAAAAGGGCTTGATATGGCAACACCATGCAACCTGTGCTATTCAAATCTGATGCGTGCCCGGACTGAACTCCAGGACAGCACCCTTAGAACCAGGGTCAATGAAGCTCTCACCGAAAAATATGATGGTAACACAAAACCAAAACATCTTCTTGAAGTGATCGTTAAAGATCTTGGATTGCCTAAACTTCAGGAACAGGTTAAAAAACCCCTTAAGATCAGGGCTGTTCCTTATTATGGCTGTCTCCTGACACGACCGGAAAATAATTTTGACAGCACTGAGAACCCAAGATCACTCGATGATCTTATTTTAAGCCTTGGAGCAGTGCCTGTAAAATATTATTATAAAACCAAATGCTGTGGAGGCCCGATCCTGATAACGAATGAAGACCTTGCCCTCAATCTTGCAAAGGAGCTACTTGTAATGGCAAAAGAATCTGGCGCTGATTGTATAGTTGTCACATGCCCTATGTGCCATCTTCAGCTTGATGCAAAACAAAAAGAAGTGGAATCTAAATACGATATTAAAATCGACCTGCCAGTTATTTATTTCACGCAGCTTATCGGGCTTGCCATGGGTCTTGACCCGAAGAATCTGGGGCTCTCCCAGCATCTTGTTCCAACCGATAAATTGATCACAAAAATCGGAGGGAAATAA
- a CDS encoding 4Fe-4S dicluster domain-containing protein, protein MTENEHPKIGVYLCRCGGNIGDVVDLQAVADKLKEDKNVTVNIQDYLCSSVGQDKIKNDIEKGKIDRVVIGSCSPKLHLETFRGMAKNAGLNPNLLEITNIREQASWVHDRDSKESVNSKVKGLIKGAAARMGSIEPLTPLTKDLVDRTLVVGGGIAGITTALELADSHEVILIEKLPYLGGHMIGLSKTFPTLDCSQCILTPKMVAVHNNPRITMFTQTEVADVQGSPGDYSITLKHSPRYVDIKKCINCGACARKCPAGAIFLPFAQAVPQAYMIDMSKCKNCGVCVKVCPRDAINLEAKEETSTISVGAVTIATGFEPIDPSFIEEYNYPSPNILTAIEFEEMLSAKSRTGMRLQKADGTFPNRVAFVLCAGSRDFTGKGRKHCSRVCCIYSQKQAQLVKKMKEDAEAWIFYIDMRSAGRRFEEFYNHTQEKGVNYVRGKVAEIIPKTDGTLMVQYEDTNLGRKGREIFDMVVLCPALIPPTGTKEIADKLGVSLGDDGFIEEKHVKLDPVNTLNQSVFAAGCVLGPKDIHDSVTEGISAAHKVSQFLGKGMILIPPEKPQIFECNGCGDCVKACPYNALALVGGKATLSPLACTGCGICVPACPIKGIEIRNFTRGQLKAQLQGILSEASGVIVFIDPYAYAAADIAGVNRKQYSSLIRFMSVPSIHILDSDVVNAAFEYGATGVMLIEGTTDEKLTSRSDDLYKKLKKDTRKYKKPFRYSHIETAQYEKLTDLLNVFASQAGAKAEKRGRKEKGESSEVGEE, encoded by the coding sequence ATGACAGAAAATGAACATCCAAAGATCGGCGTGTACCTTTGCAGGTGCGGAGGCAATATCGGTGATGTGGTTGACCTCCAGGCAGTTGCGGATAAGCTCAAAGAAGATAAGAATGTTACTGTGAATATCCAGGATTACCTTTGCAGCAGCGTTGGGCAGGATAAGATAAAAAACGATATAGAGAAGGGAAAAATCGACCGTGTTGTAATAGGTTCATGTTCGCCAAAGCTGCACCTTGAAACGTTCAGGGGGATGGCGAAAAATGCGGGACTTAATCCCAATCTTCTTGAAATAACGAATATCCGGGAACAGGCAAGCTGGGTTCATGACAGGGACAGTAAGGAAAGCGTGAACTCAAAAGTAAAGGGCCTGATAAAAGGCGCTGCGGCCAGGATGGGTTCAATAGAGCCGCTGACACCTCTTACAAAGGATCTTGTGGACAGGACGCTTGTTGTGGGCGGAGGGATTGCCGGAATAACAACAGCACTTGAGCTTGCTGATTCGCATGAAGTGATATTGATAGAGAAACTGCCATATCTTGGCGGCCACATGATAGGCCTTTCAAAAACATTCCCTACGCTTGATTGCTCGCAGTGCATCCTTACACCGAAGATGGTTGCGGTTCACAATAATCCCCGGATCACAATGTTCACACAGACTGAAGTTGCAGATGTCCAGGGAAGCCCGGGGGATTATTCCATTACCCTGAAACATAGCCCGCGCTATGTGGATATCAAGAAATGCATAAACTGCGGCGCATGTGCAAGGAAATGTCCGGCTGGCGCAATATTTCTTCCATTTGCCCAGGCTGTCCCGCAGGCGTACATGATCGATATGTCAAAATGCAAGAATTGCGGCGTATGCGTAAAAGTATGCCCGCGCGATGCGATAAATCTTGAAGCAAAAGAAGAAACAAGTACGATTTCCGTGGGCGCAGTTACGATCGCGACCGGATTTGAACCTATTGACCCGTCGTTTATAGAAGAATATAATTATCCGTCTCCAAACATTCTCACTGCTATTGAATTTGAGGAAATGTTATCAGCAAAGAGCAGGACCGGGATGAGATTACAGAAAGCTGACGGGACATTCCCGAACAGGGTCGCTTTCGTACTGTGCGCAGGGAGCAGGGATTTCACAGGCAAAGGGAGAAAACATTGTTCCAGAGTCTGCTGCATCTACTCCCAGAAGCAGGCGCAGCTTGTGAAAAAAATGAAAGAGGACGCAGAGGCCTGGATTTTCTACATCGACATGCGTTCTGCCGGAAGGAGGTTTGAGGAATTCTATAACCACACTCAGGAAAAAGGTGTTAATTACGTACGTGGAAAGGTCGCGGAAATAATTCCCAAAACAGATGGCACTCTCATGGTACAGTACGAGGATACCAATCTTGGCAGGAAAGGCCGCGAAATATTTGATATGGTCGTACTTTGTCCTGCTCTAATCCCCCCAACAGGCACAAAAGAAATCGCTGATAAGCTTGGAGTATCTCTTGGCGATGATGGTTTTATCGAGGAAAAGCATGTCAAGCTTGACCCTGTAAACACACTTAACCAGTCTGTATTTGCGGCAGGATGCGTGCTTGGCCCCAAGGATATCCATGATTCTGTTACTGAAGGAATAAGTGCAGCCCACAAGGTTTCTCAGTTCCTCGGTAAAGGCATGATACTTATCCCTCCTGAGAAACCGCAGATATTTGAGTGCAACGGGTGCGGTGATTGTGTGAAAGCCTGTCCGTATAATGCGCTTGCTCTTGTTGGTGGAAAAGCGACGTTGTCGCCTCTTGCCTGTACAGGCTGCGGAATATGCGTGCCCGCCTGCCCGATAAAAGGCATCGAGATAAGAAATTTCACACGCGGCCAGTTAAAGGCGCAGCTTCAGGGAATACTGAGTGAAGCTTCCGGTGTTATCGTGTTCATCGACCCGTATGCTTATGCAGCGGCTGATATTGCAGGAGTTAACAGGAAACAATACTCCTCTCTTATCAGGTTCATGAGCGTTCCTTCCATACATATCCTTGATTCCGATGTGGTCAATGCGGCTTTTGAATATGGCGCAACTGGTGTGATGCTCATCGAAGGGACGACGGATGAGAAACTCACATCGCGCTCTGATGACCTGTACAAGAAGCTCAAGAAAGATACTCGAAAGTATAAAAAACCGTTCAGGTATTCACATATTGAGACTGCGCAGTATGAAAAATTGACTGACCTTTTGAATGTGTTCGCTTCACAGGCGGGAGCGAAGGCTGAGAAGCGGGGGAGGAAGGAAAAAGGGGAAAGCTCTGAAGTGGGAGAGGAATGA
- a CDS encoding MarR family transcriptional regulator, whose amino-acid sequence MMESKRIHGRTVFMAVLFVSSIFIFGIKLLNPTPIQIFIQGSNAAVSQIQGFFTLTDVFVLIVSSFVLCISGMYLLFFDSVGNNSVEKPAGEIVLEERKNEWEETAKTLKDDEQKLYKAIIESEGIINQSELIERTELSKSNVSRALDLLESKNLVERRRRGMGNIVLLK is encoded by the coding sequence ATGATGGAAAGCAAAAGAATACACGGAAGAACTGTATTTATGGCAGTGTTGTTTGTCTCATCAATATTCATTTTTGGAATAAAACTTCTCAACCCCACACCAATTCAAATCTTTATACAAGGTAGTAATGCGGCAGTTAGTCAGATTCAAGGATTTTTCACACTTACAGATGTGTTTGTTCTTATTGTATCATCCTTTGTTCTCTGTATCAGTGGAATGTATTTACTATTTTTTGATTCAGTTGGAAATAATTCGGTTGAAAAACCTGCCGGTGAAATAGTATTGGAAGAGAGAAAGAATGAATGGGAAGAGACTGCAAAAACATTGAAAGATGATGAACAAAAATTATACAAAGCGATAATAGAATCAGAGGGAATCATAAATCAAAGCGAATTGATAGAAAGGACTGAACTCTCAAAATCGAACGTTAGCAGGGCTTTAGATTTATTGGAAAGCAAGAATTTGGTAGAAAGGAGAAGAAGAGGAATGGGAAATATAGTTTTGTTAAAATAA